In Dysgonomonadaceae bacterium zrk40, one genomic interval encodes:
- the mreD gene encoding rod shape-determining protein MreD, giving the protein MKISYIRELLLFLMLVLLQVLLLSRINLFGMATPVIYGYFLLKLPVGRNQFYVIISAFLMGLIIDIFLNTLGMNAAAITLVAMFRKSLMGLFFEKDEFEGFVPGMNSAPAPFVRFTIFTIFIHVTLLFFIESFTLFNLVNTLLRIIISGVSSILLIIAIDKLIYRRKNSEQS; this is encoded by the coding sequence ATGAAAATCAGTTATATACGTGAATTGTTGTTGTTTCTGATGTTGGTTCTCCTGCAGGTGTTACTGTTGAGCAGGATCAACCTCTTTGGCATGGCTACACCCGTGATATACGGTTATTTTCTCCTGAAATTGCCTGTGGGCAGGAATCAATTTTATGTGATCATCTCCGCTTTTCTTATGGGGCTAATCATTGATATCTTTCTCAATACCCTCGGCATGAACGCTGCTGCCATCACGTTGGTGGCAATGTTTCGCAAATCATTGATGGGGCTGTTTTTTGAGAAGGATGAGTTTGAGGGGTTCGTTCCGGGGATGAACAGTGCACCTGCTCCTTTTGTCCGGTTTACCATCTTCACGATTTTCATCCATGTTACCCTGTTGTTTTTCATCGAATCATTCACGCTGTTCAACCTGGTCAACACGCTCCTGCGGATCATCATATCCGGGGTTAGTTCCATCCTTCTCATCATTGCCATTGACAAGCTAATCTATAGGAGAAAAAACAGTGAACAGTCGTAA
- a CDS encoding formate--tetrahydrofolate ligase, with protein MKSDIQIARETPLKKIKDVAENVGIPREEVISFGRHMAKVPLSLIDQERVNRSNLILVTAITPTKAGIGKTTVSIGLALGLNKIGKKAIVALREPSLGPVFGMKGGAAGGGYAQVLPMENINLHFTGDFHAVTTAHNTISALLDNYILRVQGTGDEIKDVLWKRVLDVNDRSLRYIVTGLGTGNGVPQEAGFDITAASELMAILCLAEDEADLRRRIENILLGYKRNGNPFTVKDLGVAGAITVLMKDAINPNLVQTTENTPAFVHGGPFANIAHGCNSVLATKMAMSYGDYVITEAGFGADLGAEKFFNIKCRKSGLRPKLTVIVVTAQGLKMHGGTPEKSIREPDMTGMKKGLENLEKHLNNLATFGQSVVVAFNKYAFDTPDEIDAIKTFCDAHAVPFAVNEAFTDGGEGAVNLANAVVEAVEATPSGELRFTYTDEDDIETKLTKVAMQIYGARDVVLGEKALKMLKLIEGTPLAKMPVCIAKTQYSFSADPKWYGVAKDFRFKINDLVINQGSEFIVAIAGEMMRMPGLPADPQATRIDIVNGEIEGLS; from the coding sequence ATGAAATCAGACATTCAAATTGCAAGAGAGACACCGCTGAAAAAGATCAAAGATGTGGCAGAGAACGTGGGCATTCCACGCGAGGAGGTGATCAGCTTCGGCAGGCACATGGCCAAGGTACCGCTCAGCCTGATCGATCAGGAGCGGGTGAACCGGAGCAACTTGATCCTGGTCACCGCCATCACGCCCACCAAGGCGGGTATCGGCAAGACCACCGTCTCCATTGGACTGGCACTGGGACTGAATAAAATTGGCAAGAAAGCGATCGTGGCACTGCGTGAACCCTCTCTGGGACCTGTTTTTGGCATGAAAGGCGGTGCTGCCGGCGGCGGTTACGCTCAGGTGCTCCCCATGGAGAACATCAATCTCCACTTCACGGGCGACTTTCACGCTGTGACAACCGCACACAACACCATCTCGGCACTGCTCGACAACTATATCCTGCGGGTGCAGGGAACCGGCGATGAGATCAAGGATGTCCTCTGGAAAAGGGTGCTCGATGTGAACGACCGTAGCCTCCGCTATATCGTAACAGGGCTTGGTACCGGCAACGGAGTGCCCCAGGAGGCTGGATTCGACATCACCGCAGCCTCTGAACTGATGGCCATCCTCTGTCTGGCGGAAGATGAAGCCGACTTACGGCGGCGCATCGAGAATATCCTCCTCGGATATAAGCGCAATGGCAACCCATTCACGGTGAAAGACCTGGGTGTAGCCGGTGCCATCACCGTGCTGATGAAGGATGCCATCAATCCCAATCTGGTGCAAACCACCGAGAACACACCTGCCTTCGTGCATGGCGGTCCCTTTGCCAACATCGCCCATGGCTGTAACTCTGTGCTCGCCACCAAGATGGCGATGAGCTACGGTGATTATGTGATCACCGAGGCAGGCTTCGGTGCGGACCTTGGAGCTGAGAAGTTCTTCAACATCAAGTGCCGCAAAAGCGGTCTTCGCCCCAAGTTGACAGTGATCGTCGTCACCGCTCAGGGTCTTAAGATGCATGGCGGTACACCGGAGAAAAGCATCCGGGAACCGGATATGACGGGTATGAAAAAGGGGCTTGAGAACCTGGAGAAACATCTTAACAACCTGGCGACTTTTGGTCAGTCGGTGGTGGTGGCATTCAATAAATATGCCTTCGACACCCCTGATGAGATTGATGCGATTAAAACCTTCTGTGACGCACACGCGGTTCCCTTCGCGGTGAACGAAGCCTTTACGGATGGCGGAGAAGGTGCTGTTAATCTTGCTAATGCAGTGGTAGAAGCAGTGGAGGCTACTCCCTCCGGTGAGTTGCGGTTCACCTATACAGATGAGGATGACATCGAGACCAAACTGACCAAGGTTGCCATGCAGATCTATGGTGCGCGCGATGTGGTGTTGGGTGAGAAGGCACTGAAGATGCTGAAGCTGATAGAGGGCACCCCCCTGGCGAAGATGCCTGTCTGCATTGCCAAGACACAGTACTCATTCTCGGCCGACCCGAAGTGGTATGGTGTGGCGAAAGATTTCCGTTTCAAGATCAACGACCTGGTGATCAACCAGGGATCGGAGTTCATCGTGGCCATTGCCGGTGAAATGATGCGCATGCCCGGTCTGCCGGCCGACCCGCAGGCGACCCGCATCGATATCGTGAACGGTGAGATTGAAGGGTTGAGCTGA
- the purH gene encoding bifunctional phosphoribosylaminoimidazolecarboxamide formyltransferase/IMP cyclohydrolase, giving the protein MSQKIQTALISVYHKDGLEEILQELNNLRVKFISTGGTREFIESLGYECEGVEEVSGYPSILGGRVKTLHPKIFGGILYRRENEADKKQVKAYDIPSIDLVIVDLYPFEQTVAAGGSEEEIIEKIDIGGISLIRGAAKNHKNVLIVPSREQYKPLYDLLKEKQGETSEEDRRWFAKEAFKVSSGYDAAIFRYFDGDANSALRVSHDEGKQLRYGENPHQKGIFYGDFNKLFDQIHGKEISYNNLLDIDAAISLIADFDETALAILKHNNACGMACRPTVKEAWEAALAADPVSAFGGIVVTNRTVDKVAAEAINTIFFEVIIAPSYDKEALDILFQKKNRIILVLKSAEKALQPMLYRSVLNGMLVQDRNASIQSAADLKVVTDKAPTASETEDLLFANILVKHTKSNAIVLAKNKQLIASGSGQTSRVDALNQAIEKAGNFKFDLHGAVMASDAFFPFADSVQIAHEAGITAVIQPGGSIRDAESVDYCNQNGVAMVTTGVRHFKH; this is encoded by the coding sequence ATGTCACAAAAAATACAAACAGCCCTCATATCCGTATATCACAAAGACGGTTTGGAGGAGATTCTTCAGGAACTAAACAATCTTCGCGTAAAATTTATCTCAACAGGTGGAACCCGCGAATTCATAGAGTCGTTGGGATACGAATGTGAAGGGGTGGAAGAGGTGAGTGGGTATCCTTCTATCCTGGGTGGGCGTGTGAAGACGCTGCATCCCAAGATCTTCGGCGGGATCCTTTACCGGCGCGAAAATGAAGCTGATAAGAAACAGGTGAAAGCCTACGACATTCCCTCCATCGACCTGGTCATCGTGGATCTTTATCCCTTTGAGCAGACAGTCGCCGCTGGGGGCAGCGAGGAGGAGATCATCGAGAAGATTGATATTGGGGGTATCTCTTTGATACGAGGGGCAGCCAAGAATCATAAGAACGTGCTGATCGTTCCTTCGCGAGAACAATACAAGCCATTGTACGACTTGCTCAAGGAAAAGCAGGGTGAGACCAGTGAAGAGGATCGGCGTTGGTTTGCCAAAGAGGCTTTCAAGGTCTCTTCCGGCTACGACGCAGCCATCTTCCGCTATTTTGATGGGGATGCAAACAGTGCATTACGGGTATCACACGACGAGGGGAAGCAGCTTCGTTATGGTGAAAACCCACATCAGAAAGGGATCTTTTATGGCGACTTCAACAAACTCTTTGATCAGATTCACGGCAAGGAGATCTCTTACAACAACCTACTCGACATCGATGCTGCCATCTCTCTGATTGCCGACTTCGATGAGACAGCACTCGCCATTCTTAAACACAACAACGCTTGTGGCATGGCTTGCCGTCCTACGGTCAAAGAGGCGTGGGAGGCAGCGCTGGCAGCCGATCCGGTCTCCGCTTTCGGGGGTATCGTTGTGACAAACAGAACCGTTGACAAGGTAGCCGCCGAAGCCATCAACACCATCTTCTTCGAGGTGATCATTGCTCCGTCGTACGATAAAGAGGCTCTCGATATTTTGTTTCAGAAGAAAAATCGTATAATTTTGGTGCTAAAATCGGCTGAAAAAGCTTTGCAGCCAATGCTATACCGCTCGGTGCTCAACGGCATGCTGGTACAGGATAGAAATGCGAGCATTCAAAGTGCCGCTGATCTTAAGGTCGTGACCGATAAGGCACCTACTGCATCCGAGACTGAAGACCTGCTCTTTGCCAACATACTGGTGAAGCACACTAAGTCCAACGCCATTGTCCTGGCCAAAAACAAACAACTCATCGCCAGTGGTTCAGGACAAACATCGAGAGTGGATGCACTTAACCAGGCCATAGAGAAAGCCGGGAACTTTAAGTTCGATCTCCATGGAGCGGTGATGGCCAGTGATGCCTTCTTCCCGTTTGCCGATTCTGTGCAGATTGCCCATGAGGCCGGGATCACTGCCGTGATACAACCGGGGGGATCGATTCGTGATGCTGAATCGGTCGATTATTGCAACCAAAACGGTGTGGCGATGGTGACCACCGGTGTGAGACATTTTAAACATTAA
- a CDS encoding HD domain-containing protein — MTLKEQLHRAIEIALTAHMGQFDTHNGRPYIEHPYRVMNGGHTLQEKIAGMLHDVVEDSEWTLEQLTAEGFSQEIVAAVDALTRREGEPYEESIRRVQANALATRVKLLDLTDNMDIRRWEKVTEKDLERLRKYLKAYKQLTE, encoded by the coding sequence ATGACGCTGAAAGAACAACTGCATCGGGCCATAGAGATTGCCCTCACCGCGCACATGGGACAGTTCGACACCCACAACGGCCGTCCCTACATTGAGCATCCTTACCGGGTGATGAATGGTGGCCACACCCTGCAGGAGAAGATTGCAGGGATGCTCCATGACGTGGTGGAGGATAGTGAATGGACCCTGGAACAACTCACTGCTGAAGGCTTCTCACAGGAGATCGTGGCAGCCGTGGATGCGCTTACCCGCCGTGAGGGAGAACCCTATGAGGAATCGATCCGCAGGGTGCAGGCCAATGCACTAGCCACACGGGTGAAGCTTCTGGACCTGACAGACAACATGGATATCCGCCGCTGGGAGAAGGTAACGGAAAAGGATCTGGAGCGGCTCCGGAAATACCTGAAGGCTTACAAACAGCTTACCGAATAG
- the hemW gene encoding radical SAM family heme chaperone HemW: MAGIYLHIPFCKTRCTYCDFYMGTNESYIDAFVEALCVEASVRREETKEPIGTIYFGGGTPSRLQRHHFERIFETLYHHYAIEPDAEITVEANPDDLTEEYTTMLAALPFNRLSIGIQSFDDGELQFLSRRHTAQEAIDAVKRCQQQGINNISIDLIYGLPDQTIAVWQRNLEQALTLNIQHISSYHLIYEERTRMYRLLQAGRITPVQEETSTRMFAMLIDQLTAAGFIHYEISAFGKEGLFSRHNSSYWKDVPYIGLGPSAHSYDGESRSWNVRSIHRYNKGSESGQFEREMELLSPGERYNEFILTGLRTMWGINLPELEKRFGKEMLDYCMRNVDPFLERGLVRHESNRLIFTREGIFISDGIMSELMWV, from the coding sequence GTGGCCGGCATCTATCTCCATATACCATTTTGCAAGACACGCTGCACCTACTGCGACTTCTACATGGGTACAAACGAGTCATACATCGATGCATTCGTGGAGGCACTTTGCGTGGAAGCATCCGTTCGCAGGGAGGAGACGAAGGAACCGATCGGCACCATCTACTTCGGAGGAGGCACCCCCTCCCGCCTGCAGCGACATCACTTTGAACGAATTTTCGAAACCCTCTACCACCACTATGCCATTGAGCCGGATGCAGAGATCACCGTAGAAGCCAATCCCGACGATCTCACGGAGGAATATACAACAATGCTGGCTGCCCTCCCCTTCAACCGCCTCAGCATTGGCATCCAGAGCTTCGACGACGGGGAGCTACAGTTTCTCAGCCGCCGTCATACTGCTCAGGAGGCGATTGATGCGGTAAAGCGCTGCCAGCAGCAGGGGATCAACAACATCAGCATTGATCTCATCTACGGCCTGCCGGACCAGACCATCGCGGTGTGGCAACGAAACCTTGAGCAGGCACTTACGCTGAATATTCAACACATCTCCTCCTATCACCTGATCTACGAGGAACGTACCCGCATGTACCGTCTGTTGCAGGCCGGAAGGATAACCCCGGTGCAGGAGGAGACCAGCACGCGGATGTTCGCCATGCTGATCGACCAACTTACCGCAGCCGGGTTCATTCACTATGAGATTTCCGCCTTCGGAAAGGAAGGTTTGTTTTCGCGACACAACAGCTCCTACTGGAAAGATGTCCCATACATCGGTCTTGGACCCTCCGCCCACTCTTACGACGGGGAGAGCCGCTCCTGGAATGTGCGTTCCATCCACCGCTACAACAAAGGCTCTGAGAGCGGCCAATTTGAGCGGGAGATGGAACTGCTGAGCCCAGGGGAGCGATACAACGAGTTCATCCTTACCGGTCTCCGCACCATGTGGGGCATCAACCTGCCGGAACTTGAAAAGCGATTTGGTAAAGAGATGCTCGACTATTGCATGAGAAACGTTGATCCTTTCCTGGAGAGGGGTCTGGTACGCCATGAGAGCAACAGACTGATCTTCACCCGTGAGGGGATCTTCATCTCCGACGGGATCATGAGCGAGTTGATGTGGGTCTGA
- a CDS encoding rod shape-determining protein, whose amino-acid sequence MGLFSFTQELAMDLGTANSVIVNNAGKILLDEPSIVALDRKTDKMIALGEKARQMHGKTHENIRTVRPLRDGVIADFNAAEQMIRGMIKMANKNKGGLFSPSLRVVICIPSGSTEVEIRAVRDSAEHAGGRDVYMIFEPMAAALGIGLDVEAPEGNMIVDIGGGTTEIAVISLGGIVSNKSIKIAGDDFTEDIQDYMGRQHNIKVGDRTAEQIKINVGSVLTELENPPEDFVVHGPNRMTSLPMDVPVSYQEIAHCIEKSVSKVDSAVLSALEQTPPELYADIVRNGIYLTGGGALLRGLDKRLTEKIGIPFRVVDDPLHMVAKGTSIALRNIDKFTFLMR is encoded by the coding sequence ATGGGTTTATTTTCATTTACGCAGGAGCTGGCCATGGACCTTGGTACCGCCAATTCCGTGATTGTGAACAATGCCGGAAAAATTCTCCTGGATGAACCATCGATCGTGGCACTGGATCGCAAAACCGACAAGATGATCGCACTGGGGGAGAAAGCCAGGCAGATGCATGGCAAGACCCACGAGAATATACGCACCGTAAGGCCCCTGAGAGACGGGGTAATTGCCGACTTCAACGCGGCAGAGCAGATGATCCGTGGGATGATCAAGATGGCCAACAAGAACAAGGGGGGGCTTTTCTCTCCATCCCTGCGCGTGGTGATTTGTATCCCTTCCGGCAGTACCGAAGTGGAGATTCGTGCCGTACGCGACTCTGCAGAACATGCCGGCGGACGTGATGTATACATGATCTTTGAACCGATGGCGGCTGCTCTGGGAATCGGCCTCGACGTGGAGGCTCCCGAGGGTAACATGATTGTTGACATAGGTGGTGGCACCACCGAGATCGCCGTGATCTCGCTGGGCGGCATCGTCTCGAACAAGTCGATCAAGATCGCCGGCGATGACTTTACGGAGGATATTCAGGATTACATGGGTCGTCAGCACAACATCAAAGTGGGAGATCGTACCGCTGAGCAAATCAAGATCAACGTGGGATCGGTGCTTACCGAGCTGGAAAATCCACCCGAAGATTTCGTGGTGCATGGTCCCAATCGAATGACCTCACTGCCCATGGATGTGCCGGTCTCTTACCAGGAGATTGCGCACTGCATAGAGAAATCGGTGTCGAAGGTCGATTCAGCAGTACTGAGTGCCCTTGAGCAGACTCCTCCTGAGCTTTATGCCGACATCGTGCGCAACGGTATCTACCTGACCGGCGGCGGAGCCTTGCTAAGAGGTCTCGACAAACGTCTCACCGAGAAGATTGGAATACCGTTTCGCGTGGTTGATGATCCCCTTCACATGGTGGCCAAGGGAACAAGTATTGCACTGAGGAACATAGATAAATTCACCTTTCTGATGAGATAG
- a CDS encoding tryptophanase, with protein MNEIKFYQGENIPLELHKVRVVQKLHLVPIERRLEALQEGGYNTFRLNTMDVFLDMLTDSGTNAMSDNQLAAMMQADDAYAGSQSFFRLQKAVEDVLGKKFYLPVHQGRAAENILANAYVRKGNLVPMNYHFTTAMAHITQYGGKIAELLYDEAYVINSSHPFKGNMNIEKLEEIIKIHGAKNIPYIRMEASTNLIGGQPFSVQNLRDVRAIADKYNIRLVLDASLIGENAFLVLQREEEFKESNMGEVMRTMTAMADIVYFSARKLSSSRGGGICTDNPDIYRELEALVPLFEGFLTYGGISVREIEAMAVGLYETLDETMISQSPSFIAYLVNALDAHGIPMIKPAGVLGAHVDAMQVCDHIPQKEYPAGALAAALFLISGIRGMERGSISNQRDEYGNETYADMELVRLAVPRRVFTLSQIKYVEDRMKWLYDNRKLIGGLRFVYEPPVLRFFMGGLEPVSDWPEKLIAKFKEDFGDSL; from the coding sequence ATGAACGAAATTAAATTTTATCAGGGTGAGAACATTCCCCTGGAACTGCACAAGGTACGGGTGGTGCAGAAGCTACACCTGGTACCCATCGAGAGAAGACTAGAAGCCCTGCAGGAGGGAGGCTACAATACCTTCCGGCTGAATACGATGGATGTGTTCCTGGACATGCTCACCGACAGCGGCACCAACGCCATGAGCGACAACCAGCTGGCGGCGATGATGCAGGCGGATGATGCCTACGCCGGATCTCAGAGCTTTTTCCGCCTCCAGAAAGCGGTGGAGGATGTGTTGGGCAAGAAGTTCTACCTGCCGGTACACCAGGGGAGGGCTGCGGAGAACATCCTGGCCAACGCCTACGTGCGCAAGGGCAACCTGGTACCGATGAACTACCACTTCACCACCGCCATGGCACACATCACCCAGTATGGCGGCAAGATCGCCGAGCTGCTCTACGACGAAGCATACGTGATCAACTCTTCCCACCCTTTCAAGGGCAATATGAACATCGAGAAGCTGGAGGAGATCATCAAGATACATGGTGCCAAAAACATCCCCTACATCAGGATGGAGGCATCGACCAACCTGATTGGGGGTCAACCATTCTCAGTCCAGAACCTGCGCGACGTGCGTGCCATCGCCGACAAGTACAACATCCGGCTGGTGCTCGATGCCAGCCTGATCGGTGAGAACGCCTTCCTGGTGCTGCAGCGCGAAGAGGAGTTCAAAGAGAGCAACATGGGTGAGGTGATGCGCACCATGACCGCCATGGCCGACATCGTCTACTTCTCTGCCCGCAAGCTGAGCTCCTCACGGGGTGGCGGCATCTGCACCGACAACCCCGACATCTACCGCGAGCTGGAGGCGCTGGTACCCCTCTTCGAAGGGTTTCTCACCTACGGGGGGATCTCTGTACGTGAGATCGAGGCAATGGCAGTCGGACTCTATGAGACGCTCGACGAGACGATGATCAGCCAAAGTCCCAGCTTCATCGCCTACCTGGTAAATGCACTGGATGCACACGGCATACCGATGATCAAGCCGGCAGGAGTGCTGGGTGCCCACGTGGATGCGATGCAGGTGTGCGACCATATCCCGCAGAAGGAGTATCCCGCGGGAGCACTGGCAGCAGCACTCTTCCTGATTTCGGGTATCCGTGGGATGGAAAGAGGTTCTATCTCCAACCAGCGGGATGAGTATGGCAACGAGACCTACGCCGACATGGAGCTGGTGCGCCTGGCGGTGCCACGGCGTGTCTTCACCCTGTCGCAGATAAAGTATGTGGAAGACCGCATGAAATGGCTCTACGACAACCGCAAATTGATCGGCGGCCTGCGCTTCGTGTATGAACCACCGGTGCTCCGCTTCTTCATGGGAGGACTGGAGCCGGTGAGCGACTGGCCTGAGAAACTGATAGCCAAGTTCAAGGAGGACTTTGGAGATAGTTTATAA
- a CDS encoding ROK family protein yields the protein MEKPYVIGIDVGGTNTVVGIVDKRGQILNSGSIKTAKHAEVEDYLDELTTLINDLISQTTTKDQIKGIGAGTPNGNYFTGSIEFAPNLNWKGVIPFAQMLEESVGIPVALTNDANAAAIGEMTYGAARGMKDFIVITLGTGVGSGIVVNGQLVYGHDGFAGELGHVIMRRHNGRLCGCGRTGCLEAYTSATGVARTAREYLELKPDVQTRLRNIPMDDITSKDVFDAAMAGDEMAKEIFRFTGEMLGEAFADFVAFSSPEAIILFGGLSKAGDLIMNPIRESMEKNLLAIFKNKVKLMFSDLKESDAAVLGASALGWEVK from the coding sequence ATGGAGAAACCCTATGTAATAGGCATTGATGTCGGCGGTACCAACACTGTTGTCGGCATTGTGGATAAAAGAGGTCAGATATTGAACAGCGGCAGCATCAAAACAGCCAAACATGCGGAGGTGGAGGACTATTTGGATGAACTGACCACGTTGATCAACGACCTGATCAGTCAGACCACTACAAAAGATCAGATCAAGGGGATCGGTGCCGGCACACCCAATGGTAACTATTTTACCGGCAGCATCGAGTTTGCACCCAACCTGAACTGGAAAGGGGTGATCCCATTCGCCCAGATGCTTGAAGAGAGTGTGGGTATCCCGGTAGCCCTTACCAACGATGCCAATGCGGCAGCCATCGGTGAGATGACTTACGGAGCTGCCCGGGGCATGAAAGATTTCATTGTGATCACCCTGGGTACAGGGGTGGGAAGCGGTATCGTGGTCAACGGGCAGTTGGTCTACGGTCACGATGGCTTTGCCGGCGAACTGGGTCATGTGATCATGCGGCGTCACAACGGACGTCTCTGTGGTTGTGGCAGAACTGGTTGCCTCGAGGCATATACCTCTGCTACCGGTGTGGCCCGTACAGCGCGCGAGTATCTGGAGTTGAAACCCGATGTCCAGACGAGACTGCGCAATATTCCCATGGATGACATCACCTCAAAGGATGTGTTTGATGCGGCGATGGCCGGTGATGAGATGGCGAAAGAGATTTTCCGTTTTACGGGTGAGATGCTCGGTGAGGCGTTTGCTGATTTCGTTGCTTTCTCCAGTCCCGAGGCAATCATCCTCTTCGGTGGTCTCTCCAAGGCAGGCGATCTGATCATGAACCCCATACGGGAAAGCATGGAGAAGAACCTGCTTGCCATCTTCAAGAACAAGGTGAAGCTGATGTTCTCCGATCTGAAGGAGAGCGATGCTGCCGTGCTGGGCGCCAGTGCGTTGGGCTGGGAGGTGAAATAA
- the mreC gene encoding rod shape-determining protein MreC, with the protein MRNLFNFIIRNSHWLLAILLVAFSFYLLFAHNPYQRSVYLTSANRVSGWLYAASGNVSSFFLLKKNNRELMERNALLEEELQKWRENAETFTGNDSLSAKAFVVDSSHMLPQFTFIPAEVVNLSFSGVNNFITINKGSKQGIKPDMGVISHRGVVGVVSNVSANFAVVIPVINPKFRLSARLKHSENNGSLSWSGRNIREAEVQELPRHEIYSMGDTVITSYSRIFPKNLIIGTVSDLGKSADDNFITVNLELATDFYTLQDVLVIDDSYYEEQKVLEELMER; encoded by the coding sequence ATGCGTAATCTGTTCAATTTCATCATAAGAAATAGTCATTGGCTGCTTGCAATACTCCTGGTTGCATTCAGTTTTTACCTTTTGTTTGCGCATAACCCCTATCAGAGAAGCGTTTATCTCACATCTGCAAATCGCGTATCGGGATGGCTCTATGCTGCTTCTGGCAACGTCTCCTCTTTTTTTCTGTTGAAGAAAAACAACCGGGAATTGATGGAGCGAAACGCTCTCCTGGAAGAAGAGTTACAGAAATGGAGAGAAAATGCAGAAACATTTACGGGTAATGATTCTCTTTCTGCAAAGGCTTTTGTGGTTGACTCCTCCCACATGCTGCCTCAATTTACCTTTATCCCTGCGGAGGTAGTCAACCTCAGTTTCTCAGGTGTTAACAACTTCATCACCATCAACAAGGGGAGCAAACAGGGGATTAAACCCGATATGGGGGTGATCTCCCACCGGGGTGTGGTAGGTGTGGTTTCAAATGTCTCAGCCAATTTTGCGGTGGTGATCCCTGTCATCAATCCCAAGTTCAGGCTGAGTGCCCGTCTCAAGCATTCGGAGAACAACGGTTCCCTCTCATGGAGTGGCAGGAACATACGTGAAGCAGAGGTCCAGGAACTCCCGAGGCATGAAATTTACAGTATGGGTGATACCGTGATCACCAGTTACTCACGAATCTTTCCCAAAAACCTCATCATCGGCACTGTAAGTGACCTGGGTAAATCGGCTGATGACAATTTTATCACGGTCAATCTGGAGCTGGCAACCGATTTTTACACGTTGCAGGATGTCTTGGTCATCGACGACAGCTATTATGAAGAGCAGAAGGTACTCGAAGAATTAATGGAACGATGA